One genomic region from Tachysurus fulvidraco isolate hzauxx_2018 chromosome 14, HZAU_PFXX_2.0, whole genome shotgun sequence encodes:
- the rab3c gene encoding ras-related protein Rab-3C isoform X1, producing the protein MDLYGKMATTQDGKQKDNSDQNFDYMFKLLIIGNSSAGKTSFLFRYADDSFTSAFVSTVGIDFRVKTVYRNDKSIKLQIWDTAGQERYRTITTAYYRGAMGFILMYDITNEESFAAVQDWSTQIKTYSWDNAQVVLVGNKCDMEEERIVSVDSGRLLAEQLGFEFFETSAKDNINVKQTFECLVDVICDKMADSLETNPAESTGAPTAKLTDSDVPPQQSECSC; encoded by the exons ATGGATTTATATGGAAAG ATGGCAACCACTCAAGATGGAAAACAGAAAGATAACTCGGATCAAAACTTTGACTATATGTTCAAACTGTTGATCATTGGGAACAGTAGTGCTGGTAAGACGTCATTCCTGTTCCGTTACGCCGATGACTCGTTTACATCAGCTTTCGTCAGCACAGTAGGGATCGACTTCAGGGTCAAAACCGTGTACAGGAACGACAAGAGCATCAAGTTGCAGATCTGG GACACAGCAGGCCAGGAGCGCTACAGGACCATTACTACAGCTTACTATCGTGGTGCCATGGGATTCATTCTCATGTATGATATCACTAATGAAGAGTCCTTTGCAGCTGTGCAAGACTG GTCAACTCAGATTAAGACCTACTCATGGGACAATGCCCAGGTGGTCCTTGTTGGAAATAAATGTGACATGGAGGAGGAGAGGATAGTGTCTGTGGACAGTGGAAGACTCCTGGCAGAACAGCTGG GTTTTGAGTTCTTCGAGACAAGTGCGAAGGACAATATTAATGTCAAGCAGACCTTTGAGTGCCTGGTAGATGTTATCTGTGATAAAATGGCTGACAGTCTTGAGACCAACCCTGCTGAATCTACTGGAGCACCCACAGCCAAACTGACAGACAGCGATGTGCCGCCCCAGCAGTCTGAGTGCAGCTGCTAG
- the rab3c gene encoding ras-related protein Rab-3C isoform X2 has product MATTQDGKQKDNSDQNFDYMFKLLIIGNSSAGKTSFLFRYADDSFTSAFVSTVGIDFRVKTVYRNDKSIKLQIWDTAGQERYRTITTAYYRGAMGFILMYDITNEESFAAVQDWSTQIKTYSWDNAQVVLVGNKCDMEEERIVSVDSGRLLAEQLGFEFFETSAKDNINVKQTFECLVDVICDKMADSLETNPAESTGAPTAKLTDSDVPPQQSECSC; this is encoded by the exons ATGGCAACCACTCAAGATGGAAAACAGAAAGATAACTCGGATCAAAACTTTGACTATATGTTCAAACTGTTGATCATTGGGAACAGTAGTGCTGGTAAGACGTCATTCCTGTTCCGTTACGCCGATGACTCGTTTACATCAGCTTTCGTCAGCACAGTAGGGATCGACTTCAGGGTCAAAACCGTGTACAGGAACGACAAGAGCATCAAGTTGCAGATCTGG GACACAGCAGGCCAGGAGCGCTACAGGACCATTACTACAGCTTACTATCGTGGTGCCATGGGATTCATTCTCATGTATGATATCACTAATGAAGAGTCCTTTGCAGCTGTGCAAGACTG GTCAACTCAGATTAAGACCTACTCATGGGACAATGCCCAGGTGGTCCTTGTTGGAAATAAATGTGACATGGAGGAGGAGAGGATAGTGTCTGTGGACAGTGGAAGACTCCTGGCAGAACAGCTGG GTTTTGAGTTCTTCGAGACAAGTGCGAAGGACAATATTAATGTCAAGCAGACCTTTGAGTGCCTGGTAGATGTTATCTGTGATAAAATGGCTGACAGTCTTGAGACCAACCCTGCTGAATCTACTGGAGCACCCACAGCCAAACTGACAGACAGCGATGTGCCGCCCCAGCAGTCTGAGTGCAGCTGCTAG